Part of the Asterias rubens chromosome 20, eAstRub1.3, whole genome shotgun sequence genome, GTGTTTTGCTCAGCGACCACAAGTGTGCCATTCCCAGTCACCACGATGTCGATGACAGGCTGGGAGATGTTACCACTTGTCAAACACCCAACGAAGCTTCCACATGAAGTGTACTGGTGAATGTGGATCTCctgagcgccctctattgatacAGCCACGTAGATGATGTCCCGGCTGTCACGACAAAGGCCAGAGCAGATGACTGGAGCTTCCTTTTCACCGTCCGTCGTAGATCTTGCCACGGTTGGGTGAATGGTCAAAGAGCTGGCATCGTTGTCGTCCAAACACTCGACACGAGCTGGCTTCTTTGAAGCGACTAGGATGCGCCCTCTGCTGGTACATGCAAGGAAATCAGGTTTGATATCAACTGGTATCTTGCGGACCATGGAACCGTTGGACGTGTCGAGAATGACAATCCCTTGCCAGTTAGAGTAGCTTATGACGATTTCTTGATTCCTGTAGTGTACCACTTTGACAGGCTGACCAAGGCTGATGTTTGAGCCATCTTGCACGATGGAAGCAGGGACGGCGATTTGTTTCAACAGTGCACAAGAGTTTGAGTAAAGATGCACAACCATATTGTATATGCAAACTGCTGTGCAAGAGGAATTTCCGCTGTCTTCAAGTGTTGCTACGATACCGCCTattcaataaagaaaaaaaacaggtgtGTAATCTCAATTTTCGTAAATGCAGTAGACGACTTCAGAACCAGCAATTTATATTTACCCTTCATTTGTAGACACTGTGTCTTATACAGAAATACCTTGCAGCTTAGCAAAAACCTGCTACACCCAATTTGTCACAATTGAATTAAAGGGTTTGTGGGTACATAAAACACACTGTCCtcaaatttactttaaacttaaaacACAGTTTGAACAAAATGGtggtagaaagtttcccttaaaatatgaaatgctgaggtgctgttgtcttttgagaaatgagtaaaacaatttgtcaCGAACATAATTTCGTATcagtgagacgaacattattttagcatgtacaacgtttACCAGAACTGCGTGTAAACTTTGCTACCTTCTGTTGGTTCCGGTTAGCCACCCAGTGTGAGCGATACACTGCCGGACAGGCATCGACTGATTTATTGTCGATCATGTCGGCAGTATGTGATGCGAAACGCCACATAAGGATTTCATTACGAGTTAAAAAGTAACTCGATGCCCTCCCAAACTACTCGCAAGCTAATTGCGCCGTCCCTCGCATGTGGAGCAAACAAGTTCCCAACTCAGTGAATACGTGGGACTATTGATAGTTTTAAGACCAAATTGAAAACTCACCACACGCCATTTCTTAATAACCTTTATTCTTGTTAGCGCCTTGGGCCGGATGTGTTTTTGCGCGtcaatgtctttattattattattaatatttattgtgaCGAGGTACTAATGAATCAGGGTGAGCTTTAAACGGTTTTATTTTTTCTATTTGTTGTTACCTAttgcaagaaaatgttttttgtttttttttacattcttaCCATTGTAATTTTGACTGAGATATCGCTGTATGAAGAAAGTATGAAGAAAGACTGCAGGGTAGTTATTTGAAGAAGAAACCAGGATTTCATCATTCGATGAAGCTGCAGCCATACTGATTAAGTTACAACCGGTATTGATCTCCCTCGCAAACTTCCAAGTTGCTCCCAGAATCAGCTCACCGAGTGCCGTGTCATCGCTACTCTTGAATAGCATCTTTGAGTATCCCAGAGGCAGCCTAGGGGGGCTCTGGATGAGAAGAACACGCAGATGGCTGTCGACGACAAGGCGGAGATTAAGAAAATCCACGTTGGAGCTTGACTTCACAGCGTCGGAGGCTGTCTCCACGGTCTGCCGCATGTGTTCGATCTCAGCACTCACCATTTTACCGACACCCTTGATCATGGATGTCCGAAGTTCGAAGGTGCCTTGGATTGACTTCAAAAAGTGGTCCAAATTGGTGGCCACTTTTGACATGTCTTCCTCGTTGTCCTTTGCAGCCTCCGATTTAAGAATGACTTTAAGGTCCTTGATTTCGTCGTCTGATTTACGTATGGACTCAGCTGCTTTACCAAACGCAGCGAGGGAGCTGTCGAGGCTTGCAAACTTCTCATCGATTGTTTTAGAATActtctgtttgttttcttccttcaCTGCATCGTCCTTCATGGGTGGCATCTCGGCAGCGTTTGTCGCAGCGTTTCTCTCAGCAGTTGTGGCGAGGGACTTGGTTATCTTTATACCGGTTTTGTTCATTACCTTTGTTCGAAGCTTCTGACGCTTGGCAATGTCCTTCGAAAAGTTATCTTCTCTTTTCGCGATCTTGCTTTCTTCTTCAGCAGCTTGGTTGGTCACCAACTGACGAGTTGAGAGCACCGAACTCTCCAGATCCGTGGTCATCTTTGC contains:
- the LOC117304008 gene encoding uncharacterized protein LOC117304008, which codes for MAGKKSGAEVAAVLSKISKSHLECVICHERYHEPKILECLHNFCERCLATYQKSTKDPSIIRCPVCRKTMTFAPGTDIVASLKTNFHLVSMVEDFTLQEKLTQPKAKVICELCTDQQKAKSRCMDCPFFLCTSCQAIHQRISATAGHCIVPLDTLRSGKVSLRSKAQDEPPCEKHRGEKKRFYCLTCNQLICRDCTVVDHRESTHEFITLDEAADRFRKNTKELIQKFEENLAAYLEASTELAKMTTDLESSVLSTRQLVTNQAAEEESKIAKREDNFSKDIAKRQKLRTKVMNKTGIKITKSLATTAERNAATNEENKQKYSKTIDEKFASLDSSLAAFGKAAESIRKSDDEIKDLKVILKSEAAKDNEEDMSKVATNLDHFLKSIQGTFELRTSMIKGVGKMVSAEIEHMRQTVETASDAVKSSSNVDFLNLRLVVDSHLRVLLIQSPPRLPLGYSKMLFKSSDDTALGELILGATWKFAREINTGCNLISMAAASSNDEILVSSSNNYPAVFLHTFFIQRYLSQNYNGGIVATLEDSGNSSCTAVCIYNMVVHLYSNSCALLKQIAVPASIVQDGSNISLGQPVKVVHYRNQEIVISYSNWQGIVILDTSNGSMVRKIPVDIKPDFLACTSRGRILVASKKPARVECLDDNDASSLTIHPTVARSTTDGEKEAPVICSGLCRDSRDIIYVAVSIEGAQEIHIHQYTSCGSFVGCLTSGNISQPVIDIVVTGNGTLVVAEQNTLKFFETLKEEVTV